The Streptomyces sp. NBC_00435 nucleotide sequence AGCAGCGCGGCGTCCTGCCGCTCGGCCGCGTCCCCGGCCGCACCCACCGGTGCGGGCTCCCGGGACGGGCCGCCGGCCTCGCCCATGCGGTCGCGGATCTGGTCGAGGGTCTCGTTGTCGTACGCGACCTCCTCCTCGCGGCCGGGTACGTTCTCGTACTCCTCGGAGGTGCGGAAGCCGACGGCCAGGTCGATCACCTTGGCGATGAGCAGGGTCATGACGAAGGCGAAGGATCCGACCGCCAGGACGCCGACCGCCTGGCGCCACAACTGGTCGAGCCCGCCCCCGTAGAAGAGGCCCTTCCTGCCGCTCATCGCGGCGGTCGCGAAGAACCCGATGGAGAGCACGCCGGTGATGCCGCCCCAGCCGTGGACGCCGACCACGTCGAGGGTGTCGTCCACGCCGATCTTGTACTTCATGTTGATGGCGAAGCAGCACACGACACCGGCGACGAAGCCGATGATCAGCGCGCCGATCGGGGAGACCTCGCCGCAGGCCGGGGTGATGGCCACCATGCCCGCGACCGCCGCCGAGGCGACGCCCAGCATCTCCACGTGGCCCAGCCGCCACTTCTCGATGATCGGCCAGCCGATCATCGCGCCGGCGGCCGCCAGCTGCGTGTTGAAGAAGGTGGTCGGAGCGCTGCCCTCGACCTGGAGGGCGGAGCCCGCGTTGAAACCGAACCAACCGAACCACAGCAGCGCCAGGCCGATGACCACCAGCGGCAGGTTGTGCGGGCGGATCGTCTCGCGCTCGAAGTCCTTGCGCTTGCGCAGGACGATGGCCACCGCGAGTCCCGAGGCGCCGGAGCTGAGCTCGACGGGCAGGCCGCCGGCGTAGTCGAGCGCGCCCAGGGACTTCTGGATCCAGCCGTCGGGGGCGAACACCCAGTGCGCGGTGGGCACGTAGACCAGCATCGTCCACGCGACGACGAAGACCAGCCAGCCCTTCATGGTGGCCCGGCCCGCGATCGAGCCGCTGATCAGCGCCACCGTGATGATCGCGAACGACATCTGGAAGCAGGCGAAGATCACCGTCGGGATGGAGCCGTGGAGGGAGTCCATCCCGATGCCCTGGAAGAAGGCGTGGTCGAGATTGCCGATCATGCCGCCGCCGGAGTCCTTGCCGAAGGCGAGGGTGTAACCGACCGCGACCCACAGGGTGGTCACCAGCGACAGGCAGGCGAAGCTCATCTTGAGCATCACCAGCACGTGTTTGGTTTGGACCATCCCTCCGTAGAAGAAGGCGAGGCCGGGGGTCATCAGCAGCACCATCGCGGTGCTCGCCATCATCCAGGCGGTGTTACCCGTGTCGTAGCCACTGGGCATCGTGGTGGAGATCTCTCTGGTCGTGGACGGGTGGAGGGGGAGCGGGAGCGGCTCAGGTCTTGCGCAGGGCCGGGGCGGGTACGCCGATCAGCCGGCGCCGCACCGCGTCCCAGACGGCGGCCAGCGCCCGGGTCACGGCCTCGGACCGCTCGCCGAGCACCCGCACCCAGGCTCCGCAGTCCTGCGGCAGCACGCTGACCCCGTACGGGAGCTGATGGCCGGC carries:
- a CDS encoding ammonium transporter, which translates into the protein MPSGYDTGNTAWMMASTAMVLLMTPGLAFFYGGMVQTKHVLVMLKMSFACLSLVTTLWVAVGYTLAFGKDSGGGMIGNLDHAFFQGIGMDSLHGSIPTVIFACFQMSFAIITVALISGSIAGRATMKGWLVFVVAWTMLVYVPTAHWVFAPDGWIQKSLGALDYAGGLPVELSSGASGLAVAIVLRKRKDFERETIRPHNLPLVVIGLALLWFGWFGFNAGSALQVEGSAPTTFFNTQLAAAGAMIGWPIIEKWRLGHVEMLGVASAAVAGMVAITPACGEVSPIGALIIGFVAGVVCCFAINMKYKIGVDDTLDVVGVHGWGGITGVLSIGFFATAAMSGRKGLFYGGGLDQLWRQAVGVLAVGSFAFVMTLLIAKVIDLAVGFRTSEEYENVPGREEEVAYDNETLDQIRDRMGEAGGPSREPAPVGAAGDAAERQDAALLAEIVSVLDRRERDK